The Tripterygium wilfordii isolate XIE 37 chromosome 4, ASM1340144v1, whole genome shotgun sequence genome has a window encoding:
- the LOC119997955 gene encoding uncharacterized protein LOC119997955 has protein sequence MSAVVCGKRSLFEDYPATSPPVSKRIRCSSSSPVRFSPPRSFSNRSALVDHLLEKFPEMDKQLIEKALEECGDDLDSAIRSLTELRLGSRDRNLGTVAGRPEISLEANAQLQAQGVVHSNGEFPVPEDPSAPSNLQMDGAEWVELFVQEMMSSSNIDDARARASRALEVLEKSIHSRAGAEAAQSFQQENMVLKEQVEALLHENTILKRAVAIQHERQKEFEDRSQELQQLKQLLAQYQEQLRTLEVNNYALTMHLKQAEQSNSIPGHFHPDVF, from the exons ATGTCTGCCGTAGTGTGCGGGAAGAGATCTCTATTCGAGGACTATCCTGCTACTTCACCTCCCGTTTCCAAGAGAATCCGttgttcttcttcctctcccgtTCGTTTCTCTCCGCCTAGATCCTTCTCTAATCGCTCTGCGCTGGTTGACCATCTCCTGGAAAAATTTCCTGAAATGGACAAACAG CTCATTGAGAAAGCTCTTGAAGAATGCGGAGATGACTTGGATTCGGCTATCAGAAGTTTGACTGAACTTCGTTTGGGATCTCGTGATAGAAATTTGGGTACTGTGGCTGGCAGACCTGAAATATCTCTGGAGGCAAATGCTCAACTTCAAGCACAAG GTGTTGTACATTCTAATGGAGAGTTTCCTGTGCCTGAGGATCCATCAGCTCCATCAAACTTACAAATGGATGGTGCAGAATGGGTGGAACTTTTTGTCCAAGAAATGATGAGTTCCTCCAATATTGATGATGCTAGAGCTCGTGCATCTAGAGCGTTGGAAGTTCTGGAGAAGTCTATCCATTCCCGTGCAGGAGCAGAGGCCGCCCAAAGCTTTCAGCAG GAAAATATGGTGTTGAAGGAGCAAGTGGAAGCACTGCTCCACGAGAACACCATTCTCAAGCGGGCAGTGGCTATTCAGCATGAGCGACAGAAAGAGTTTGAAGATAGGAGTCAGGAATTGCAACAACTGAAGCAACTGTTAGCCCAGTATCAGGAGCAGTTGAGGACCTTGGAG GTTAACAACTATGCATTAACAATGCATCTGAAGCAGGCTGAGCAAAGCAACTCTATCCCTGGGCATTTTCACCCTGATGTTTTCTAG
- the LOC119995903 gene encoding uncharacterized protein LOC119995903, whose product MECSSWDMIKLAKEKLEMLETQYPNRFDYLKQELESFISLHESKHFLPETNFPCSSSASAPATQASTSRKWKRKKENRVDSVLERAKLCLVKIQKLKSSFLH is encoded by the exons ATGGAATGTTCATCCTGGGATATGATAAAACTGGCAAAAGAAAAGTTGGAGATGCTAGAGACCCAATACCCAAATCGTTTTGATTATCTGAAGCAAGAGCTCGAATCTTTCATTTCCCTTCATGAATCCAAACATTTCCTGCCTGAGACCAACTTTCCCTGTTCTTCCTCTGCTTCTGCTCCTGCTACTCAAG CATCAACCAGTAGGAAatggaagaggaagaaggagaacAGGGTTGATTCGGTTCTTGAGAGAGCAAAATTGTGTCTTGTCAAGATTCAAAAACTGAAATCTAGCTTCTTACACTGA
- the LOC119995936 gene encoding heme oxygenase 1, chloroplastic-like, which produces MASLTPISQSQYVFRKAHLKPLQAPIANFGSDFIPNSISLQFRLATCSRMIKSPLKATVVSATTAEKPKRRYPGEAKGFVEEMRFVAMKLHTRDQAKEGEKETKEPEERPVSKWEPSIEGYLRFLVDSKLVYDTLEGIVEKAAFPFYAEFINTGLERSEALAKDLEWFKEQGHVIPEPSSPGVTYAEYLMELSEKDPQAFICHFYNIYFAHTAGGRMIGKKVAEMILNKKELEFYKWDGDLSQLLQSVKDKLNKVAESWTREEKNHCLEETEKSFKHSGDILRLVLS; this is translated from the exons ATGGCTTCGCTTACCCCGATTTCTCAGTCTCAATATGTTTTTAGGAAAGCTCACCTGAAACCATTACAAGCCCCGATTGCTAATTTTGGCTCCGATTTCATACCCAATAGTATTTCTCTTCAGTTTCGATTAGCCACTTGTTCCAGGATGATCAAATCGCCCTTAAAGGCCACTGTTGTGTCTGCCACCACGGCAGAGAAGCCGAAGCGGCGTTACCCAGGAGAGGCGAAGGGGTTTGTGGAGGAGATGAGGTTTGTGGCGATGAAATTGCACACCAGAGACCAGGCTAAGGAGGGGGAAAAGGAAACAAAGGAGCCAGAGGAGCGGCCTGTTTCCAAATGGGAGCCTTCCATTGAAGGGTATTTGAGGTTTCTTGTGGATAGCAAGTTGGTGTATGATACACTTGAAGGGATCGTCGAAAAGGCTGCTTTTCCTTTCT ATGCTGAGTTCATAAACACTGGATTGGAAAGATCTGAAGCATTGGCAAAAGATTTGGAGTGGTTCAAAGAACAAGGCCATGTTATTCCCGAGCCCTCGTCTCCAGGTGTTACCTATGCAGAATATCTTATGGAATTATCGGAGAAGGATCCTCAAGCATTCATTTGCCATTTCTACAACATATATTTTGCCCATACTGCTGGGGGTCGAATGATTGGAAAGAAG GTAGCTGAGATGATACTGAACAAGAAGGAATTAGAGTTCTATAAATGGGATGGTGACCTTTCCCAGCTGTTGCAGAGTGTCAAGGACAAGCTGAATAAAGTTGCCGAG AGCTGGACCCGAGAAGAGAAGAACCATTGTTTGGAAGAAACTGAGAAATCATTCAAGCATTCAGGGGACATCCTCCGTCTAGTATTGTCATGA
- the LOC119995875 gene encoding SPX domain-containing protein 1-like, with protein sequence MKFGKSLSNQIEETLPEWRDKFLSYKELKKQLKLIVPKGGDRPNKRLRLDSAGEECSDSAGDGMSKEEIDFIQLLEDELEKFNTFFVEKEEEYIIRLKELQDGVAKAKDFNEEMIKIRKEFVDFHGEMVLLENYSALNYTGLVKILKKYDKRTGALIRLPFIQRVLQQPFFTTDLLYKLVKECEKMLDRLFLTNEPSSSSAKAADIEGGSNPSTSTTNGSGMLRVPKELPEIEHMESLYMKSTISALRSLKEIRSRSSTVSVFSLPPLQISGMDETWKKIPILEQVAK encoded by the exons ATGAAATTCGGCAAGAGCCTTAGCAACCAGATCGAGGAGACTTTACCTGAATGGCGCGACAAGTTCCTTTCCTACAAGGAACTGAAGAAGCAGTTGAAGCTAATAGTGCCCAAAGGCGGAGATAGGCCCAATAAGCGACTCAGATTGGACTCCGCCGGGGAAGAGTGCAGTGACTCCGCCGGTGATGGCATGTCGAAAGAGGAGATTGATTTCATCCAGTTGTTGGAGGACGAGCTCGAGAAATTCAACACCTTCTTTGTCGAGAAGGAGGAAGAGTACATCATCAGATTGAAG GAGCTACAAGATGGGGTTGCGAAAGCAAAGGATTTCAATGAAGAGATGATTAAAATTCGAAAGGAGTTTGTGGACTTCCATGGAGAGATGGTTTTGTTGGAGAATTACAGTGCCCTCAACTACACTG GACTAGTGAAAATACTGAAGAAGTATGACAAAAGAACTGGTGCCCTCATTCGGTTGCCCTTCATCCAAAGGGTCTTACAACAGCCCTTCTTCACCACAGACTTGCTGTACAAGCTTGTGAAAGAGTGTGAGAAGATGCTTGATCGCCTTTTCCTCACAAACGAACCATCCTCATCATCTGCTAAGGCAGCGGACATTGAAGGAGGTTCCAATCCTTCAACCTCCACCACCAACGGTTCTGGTATGCTCAGAGTCCCCAAGGAACTCCCAGAGATTGAACACATGGAGAGCTTATACATGAAGAGCACCATATCAGCGTTACGATCTTTAAAGGAAATTAGAAGCAGAAGTTCTACTGTCAGTGTTTTTTCATTGCCACCTCTGCAAATAAGTGGCATGGATGAGACATGGAAGAAGATTCCAATTCTGGAACAAGTAGCCAAATAG